Proteins from a genomic interval of Alteromonas macleodii ATCC 27126:
- a CDS encoding HupE/UreJ family protein — protein MPNVLNPFSKRVMIKFITFFIFAAFSVFTHSHELSNGYLTLKNDSNNTLSGELLLKPEDIGQAAGLDGNNDGNLTWGEVNRNHTMANDYIQNHLVIRDSETRCTVSIVPPSIRDISAESLLVYPLSVNCVYVNEVSIQYTGIVSDFPTHKLLTTVTLNDHTSVYVLSDERSFITASATGNSWISQFGEMVYQGIWHIFIGLDHILFLVATLLTVNLYRENKSWVKEQSKKHIIKSTVILVSTFTLAHSITLTATALDFITLDSRIVELGIAISVAITALNNVYPIIMRLGFITFGFGLLHGMGFASVFGDLNAQSGSLVMNVFAFNVGVELGQLAIVTLLLPLLILLRNVRLYSKAIMPIASSAIAVVAINWTLQRW, from the coding sequence ATGCCTAATGTTCTCAACCCCTTCAGTAAACGAGTCATGATTAAATTTATCACATTTTTCATCTTCGCCGCCTTCAGCGTTTTCACGCATTCACACGAACTGAGTAACGGCTACTTAACGCTTAAAAACGATTCAAATAACACTTTGTCTGGCGAGCTTTTGCTAAAGCCTGAAGATATAGGACAAGCAGCAGGGCTAGATGGCAATAATGACGGTAATTTGACCTGGGGTGAAGTCAACAGAAACCACACTATGGCGAACGACTATATCCAAAACCACCTAGTGATTCGAGATAGCGAAACGCGATGTACGGTTAGTATTGTTCCCCCTTCTATACGAGATATATCTGCAGAGTCATTACTGGTATACCCGCTGTCGGTGAATTGCGTATATGTAAACGAAGTATCGATACAATACACTGGCATAGTTAGCGATTTTCCCACCCACAAGCTCCTCACAACGGTAACGTTAAACGATCACACAAGTGTTTATGTGCTAAGTGATGAACGCTCTTTTATCACTGCTTCTGCTACAGGAAACAGCTGGATTTCGCAGTTTGGGGAAATGGTTTATCAGGGAATTTGGCACATTTTCATTGGACTAGACCATATACTGTTTTTGGTTGCTACGTTGCTCACCGTTAATCTTTACAGGGAAAATAAGAGCTGGGTGAAAGAGCAAAGCAAAAAGCACATTATAAAAAGCACGGTGATATTGGTAAGCACGTTTACGTTAGCGCACTCGATTACATTAACTGCCACAGCACTGGATTTTATTACGCTAGATAGCCGTATTGTTGAGCTAGGCATTGCTATATCAGTGGCTATAACTGCGCTTAACAATGTGTACCCTATCATCATGCGTTTAGGATTTATTACCTTTGGGTTCGGCCTACTCCATGGAATGGGATTTGCGAGCGTGTTTGGCGACCTTAACGCCCAGTCGGGCAGCTTGGTAATGAATGTATTCGCTTTTAATGTAGGGGTAGAGCTGGGCCAACTTGCCATAGTTACGCTGCTATTGCCCTTACTCATCTTACTTAGAAACGTAAGGTTATATTCAAAAGCCATAATGCCAATTGCATCGTCAGCAATCGCGGTAGTAGCGATTAATTGGACGCTTCAGCGTTGGTAA
- a CDS encoding AAA family ATPase: MEISLEEQKSLLNQFLERWPVEKISQLTLEEYIDVDNNDTFAYWLEHKTRELGSIRGGDASKFGIYKRKQPPKGNRKHISHGELYSWVSRFGNSEEDAFENVKAKLIDIIRLVGADDLEGIDNIDLGDTLKWKVAFLYQNQGTPALLNIFKLESLRQISNKPKATFPEAYRLLMAERGSKNVIEYGFDVYKQHKAMLLLDDDDDDDDDDEKHYQTSKSSAALNTILYGPPGTGKTYSTISKAIEIIEPKFWATNIKNRTALKQRFDELVKSNRINFVTFHQSFSYEDFVEGIKANTDENGKISYDIEEGIFKQMCDAASSRVVTEESDLSIDVSSRNVWKMSLGNTQGEDAYVYDHCIEHNYIALGYGGTIDFSGADSRKEITKLYRDAGFTIDNESYDYNVTSINYFKNHMNVGDLVIVSDGNQKFRAIAEVTSEYYFEENETGHYCQLRKVRWLKVYSPSLPTSELFSKNLSQQTIYSLKPPTLDLIKLQALLTGREEKGSLAVGSNISGYAVTSISSEIIEFKKPNGSRLPLPMSIINELVDLVKNGKGTIEDIKNKTLFDKVETNLEKYLVNGYSNLLAQLVAYIIDNGLSFGDRVSSDNRVLIIDEINRGNIANIFGELITLIEPSKRAGEPDALSVTLPYTKKPFSVPSNLYLLGTMNTADKSLAQVDIALRRRFEFVEMMPDYEVLKSIPKIQGIDISRLAKAINQRIELLFDREHTIGHSFFLPLITEPTIEKLGEIFELQILPLLEEYFFEDWERVGQVLGDHLKAPSNKAEKDHRFIIEKYSTSEIAELMGSEWEPNGVQAFIRNDYALTNPDAYIACYEPR, from the coding sequence ATGGAAATTTCATTAGAAGAACAAAAAAGCCTACTAAACCAATTCCTCGAGCGCTGGCCAGTTGAAAAGATTAGCCAGTTGACGTTAGAAGAATATATTGATGTAGATAATAATGACACTTTTGCCTATTGGTTAGAGCATAAAACGCGTGAATTAGGATCGATCAGAGGAGGTGATGCTTCTAAATTTGGAATTTATAAGCGAAAACAACCGCCCAAAGGTAACAGGAAGCACATCTCTCACGGAGAGCTTTATTCTTGGGTTAGCCGGTTTGGTAATTCAGAAGAAGACGCTTTTGAAAACGTAAAAGCTAAATTAATCGATATTATTAGACTAGTAGGGGCAGATGATCTTGAAGGTATTGATAATATTGATTTGGGGGATACACTCAAATGGAAAGTTGCTTTTCTTTATCAAAATCAGGGAACCCCAGCCCTTTTAAATATATTCAAACTTGAATCGTTACGACAGATAAGTAATAAACCCAAAGCAACTTTTCCAGAAGCATATCGATTACTGATGGCTGAGCGTGGAAGCAAAAACGTTATCGAATATGGCTTTGACGTGTATAAGCAGCATAAAGCAATGTTACTCCTTGACGATGACGATGATGATGATGATGATGACGAAAAGCATTATCAAACAAGTAAATCTTCCGCAGCGCTTAATACAATTCTTTATGGGCCACCAGGAACGGGAAAAACTTATTCCACAATAAGCAAAGCAATTGAGATCATTGAACCAAAGTTCTGGGCCACAAATATAAAAAACAGAACTGCTTTAAAACAGCGATTTGATGAGCTTGTAAAATCTAATCGAATAAATTTTGTTACTTTTCACCAGAGCTTTAGCTACGAAGATTTTGTTGAAGGCATCAAAGCTAATACCGATGAAAATGGCAAAATAAGCTATGACATAGAAGAAGGTATTTTTAAGCAAATGTGCGATGCTGCATCCTCGCGTGTTGTGACTGAAGAGAGTGATCTCTCTATCGATGTCTCAAGTCGGAACGTTTGGAAAATGTCCTTAGGCAACACCCAAGGTGAGGATGCATATGTTTATGATCATTGTATTGAACATAATTATATCGCTTTAGGTTATGGCGGTACGATAGACTTTTCGGGAGCAGATTCCAGAAAAGAGATTACTAAACTATACCGTGATGCTGGCTTTACGATAGACAACGAAAGCTACGATTACAACGTAACTTCTATCAACTACTTTAAAAACCATATGAATGTTGGCGATTTAGTCATTGTTTCAGATGGAAACCAAAAGTTTAGAGCCATAGCTGAAGTGACTAGTGAATATTACTTCGAAGAAAATGAAACTGGTCATTATTGCCAGCTAAGAAAAGTACGATGGTTAAAAGTTTATTCCCCGTCTCTACCAACAAGTGAGCTATTCAGTAAAAATCTCTCGCAACAAACTATTTATAGTTTAAAGCCCCCAACTCTAGATTTAATAAAACTACAGGCTTTACTGACCGGGAGAGAAGAAAAAGGCAGTTTAGCGGTTGGATCAAACATCTCTGGTTACGCAGTTACGTCGATAAGTAGTGAAATCATTGAGTTCAAGAAACCTAATGGCTCTCGGTTACCGTTACCAATGAGTATTATTAATGAGCTCGTTGACTTGGTGAAAAATGGCAAAGGTACTATAGAAGACATAAAAAATAAGACGTTATTCGACAAAGTAGAAACGAACTTAGAGAAATATCTAGTTAATGGTTACAGCAATTTATTGGCTCAACTAGTTGCCTATATTATTGATAATGGACTTTCTTTTGGTGATCGGGTGTCCAGTGACAATAGGGTACTGATTATCGACGAAATTAATCGAGGGAATATAGCCAACATTTTTGGTGAGTTAATTACTTTGATTGAGCCGAGTAAAAGAGCAGGTGAACCAGATGCTTTATCCGTGACTCTTCCGTATACCAAAAAGCCATTTAGTGTGCCTTCAAACCTCTATCTACTTGGAACAATGAATACTGCTGATAAGTCGTTAGCTCAGGTAGACATTGCGCTTCGGCGGCGGTTTGAATTTGTTGAAATGATGCCTGACTATGAGGTACTCAAATCAATCCCCAAAATTCAGGGAATTGATATTTCGCGCCTAGCTAAAGCAATTAATCAACGAATCGAATTGTTGTTCGATCGAGAGCACACCATAGGCCACAGTTTTTTTCTTCCTCTTATTACTGAGCCGACTATTGAGAAGTTAGGGGAAATATTTGAACTTCAAATCTTGCCGCTATTGGAAGAGTATTTCTTTGAAGACTGGGAACGGGTTGGACAAGTTTTAGGGGATCATCTCAAAGCCCCAAGTAATAAGGCTGAAAAAGACCATAGATTCATTATCGAGAAATATTCTACAAGTGAAATTGCAGAACTAATGGGAAGTGAGTGGGAACCCAATGGAGTGCAAGCATTTATAAGAAATGATTACGCTTTAACCAATCCAGATGCCTATATAGCGTGTTATGAACCACGTTAA
- a CDS encoding NAD(P)H-dependent oxidoreductase — protein sequence MTTTKTGNVLIINAHQYYPFSEGKLNASFVDKAVTLLEAKGYNTRVVTMAEAHDVEEQLAHHQWADIVFLQAPINWMGVPWSFKKYMDEVYTAGMGGALCAGDGRVAESPKKNYGTGGTLTNVKYMMSLTFNAPEESFNDSEEFFEGKSVDDLLFPMHMNFKFFGMKPMETFASFDVMKNADVENDFKRFEAHIHKHF from the coding sequence ATGACCACAACAAAGACAGGCAATGTGCTAATTATTAATGCACACCAGTATTACCCTTTTTCAGAAGGCAAGTTAAACGCATCTTTTGTCGATAAAGCAGTAACGCTGCTTGAAGCTAAAGGCTATAACACTCGCGTAGTGACAATGGCCGAAGCGCACGACGTTGAAGAACAGTTGGCCCATCATCAGTGGGCTGACATCGTTTTTCTACAGGCACCAATCAATTGGATGGGTGTGCCATGGTCTTTCAAAAAGTACATGGATGAAGTTTACACTGCGGGCATGGGTGGCGCCTTATGTGCTGGCGATGGTCGCGTTGCCGAATCACCGAAGAAAAACTACGGCACAGGCGGTACGCTTACCAACGTTAAATACATGATGTCTTTAACCTTCAATGCACCAGAAGAGTCATTCAACGACAGCGAAGAGTTTTTTGAAGGTAAATCTGTAGACGATTTACTGTTTCCAATGCATATGAACTTCAAGTTCTTTGGCATGAAGCCAATGGAAACTTTCGCTAGCTTTGACGTGATGAAAAACGCCGATGTGGAAAACGATTTCAAACGTTTTGAAGCTCACATTCACAAGCATTTTTAA
- a CDS encoding redoxin domain-containing protein, producing MATEYTNKLHAGSAFPDVSAKLLNGDTKKLATPENGLDWKMVVIYRGQHCPLCTRYLNQLESVRGYLAETGVDLIAVSGDSKAQLESHLPRLDINFPIAYGLTVEQMEELGVYISDPRSPQETDHPFSEPALFVVNNEGLVHVADISNNPFVRPELETLVSGLGWIRNPDNNYPIRGMHK from the coding sequence ATGGCTACTGAATACACCAATAAGTTACATGCAGGCTCTGCTTTTCCAGATGTTTCAGCAAAGCTGTTAAATGGCGACACTAAAAAGTTAGCGACACCTGAGAACGGTCTTGACTGGAAAATGGTGGTGATTTACCGAGGGCAGCATTGTCCACTTTGCACTCGATACCTCAATCAACTCGAAAGTGTTAGAGGATATCTTGCCGAAACTGGTGTAGATCTCATTGCAGTGTCTGGCGACAGTAAAGCGCAGCTTGAAAGTCACCTGCCTAGATTGGATATCAACTTTCCTATTGCGTACGGCTTAACGGTGGAGCAAATGGAGGAGTTAGGCGTTTATATCTCTGATCCAAGATCGCCTCAAGAAACTGATCACCCGTTTTCCGAACCCGCGCTGTTTGTTGTGAACAATGAAGGTCTTGTGCACGTCGCAGATATTTCTAACAATCCATTTGTTAGACCTGAATTAGAGACATTAGTAAGTGGTTTGGGCTGGATTCGTAATCCTGATAACAACTACCCTATTCGCGGTATGCACAAATAA
- a CDS encoding DUF4331 domain-containing protein, producing MIQFKRKTLSLAVAVTCAAVTAGAIASSHREAPNITRHPALDSTDFYAFNSYEQGREDYVTFIANYIPLQDAYGGPNYFAMDPNAHYAIHIDSDGDAVEDLSFVFKFNNMLAADNEGIALPIGPEGEQKMVKVPLKNVGGISADDSSAANFSEMYSLTMVSGDMQTGTRTTLTPAMGDMFKKPLDYIGNKTFTSEAEYARYAESFIYSFSIPGCDDMAKVFVGQRKDPFVVNLGKTFDLVNYVPVEGDSAPGAGDGEGFPGGITQSAMNDDLADKNVTALSIEVPKACVTGEGNGVIGSWTTASLPQARILNPDATFAKPETNGGAMTQVSRLGSPLVNELVIGIGDKDKFSTSHPSADGQFADYVTHPSLPELLNILFKDAVNTTLGTDIETLAPTNFPRMDLVTAFLTGFPGVNQQATVTASEMLRLNTGIPATPAESQSAFGVVGDDLAGFPNGRRPGDDVVDIALRVVMGRLCYPIPVAGEDTDLGLCTPEDASVGNVPFTDGAPVDASMIDSSFPYLKTPLAGSE from the coding sequence ATGATCCAATTCAAACGCAAAACTTTGTCACTGGCTGTTGCCGTGACATGTGCAGCCGTAACTGCTGGCGCAATAGCGTCAAGTCACCGAGAAGCACCTAATATCACTCGCCACCCAGCGTTAGATAGCACCGACTTTTATGCTTTCAATAGCTATGAACAAGGCCGTGAAGATTATGTGACATTCATAGCAAACTATATTCCACTGCAAGATGCTTATGGTGGCCCTAACTACTTTGCAATGGACCCGAATGCGCACTACGCGATTCATATTGATAGTGACGGCGACGCGGTTGAAGACTTAAGCTTTGTTTTTAAGTTTAACAATATGCTTGCTGCCGATAACGAAGGTATCGCCTTGCCGATAGGCCCTGAAGGCGAGCAGAAAATGGTGAAAGTACCGCTTAAAAATGTAGGCGGTATCAGCGCAGACGATTCAAGCGCAGCAAACTTCTCAGAAATGTACAGCCTTACTATGGTGAGTGGCGACATGCAGACAGGCACGCGCACTACTCTTACTCCCGCCATGGGCGATATGTTTAAAAAGCCGCTTGATTACATTGGCAATAAAACCTTTACCAGTGAAGCGGAATACGCACGTTATGCTGAAAGCTTCATTTATTCGTTCAGTATCCCTGGATGCGATGACATGGCCAAAGTGTTTGTTGGTCAGCGTAAAGACCCCTTCGTTGTTAACTTGGGCAAAACATTCGACTTGGTAAATTATGTACCTGTTGAGGGCGACAGCGCACCGGGCGCAGGCGATGGTGAAGGTTTTCCTGGCGGTATAACGCAAAGTGCCATGAATGATGACTTAGCCGATAAAAACGTGACAGCGTTATCTATTGAAGTACCTAAGGCGTGTGTTACCGGTGAAGGTAATGGCGTAATTGGTAGCTGGACCACGGCAAGCTTGCCGCAAGCGCGTATCCTAAACCCAGATGCTACTTTTGCGAAACCTGAGACTAATGGTGGTGCGATGACTCAAGTGTCTCGTTTAGGTAGCCCGCTAGTTAATGAGCTTGTTATCGGTATTGGCGATAAAGACAAATTCTCTACTTCTCATCCAAGTGCAGACGGTCAATTCGCTGATTATGTAACCCACCCTTCTTTACCAGAACTACTGAACATTCTGTTTAAAGATGCAGTGAATACTACGCTGGGTACGGATATTGAGACCCTTGCGCCGACGAATTTCCCGCGTATGGACTTAGTGACAGCGTTCCTTACAGGTTTCCCAGGCGTTAACCAACAAGCAACTGTAACAGCATCAGAAATGCTGCGCCTAAACACAGGGATCCCAGCAACGCCAGCCGAATCGCAGTCAGCATTTGGTGTTGTAGGCGATGACTTAGCAGGATTCCCGAATGGTCGCCGCCCAGGTGATGACGTGGTTGATATTGCCCTTCGCGTAGTCATGGGCCGCTTGTGCTACCCCATCCCGGTAGCAGGTGAAGATACAGATCTTGGCCTTTGTACACCAGAAGACGCCAGCGTAGGTAATGTACCTTTCACTGATGGTGCACCTGTAGATGCAAGCATGATTGATTCATCGTTTCCGTACCTAAAAACACCACTTGCTGGCTCTGAATAA
- a CDS encoding Ig-like domain-containing protein produces MSMKIRLFNKNPNAPASMKSAQAPLQKHKLWVISGLVLALTGCFDSDDDNDYQAPEENAAPVAVDEMLTTQADIAFDGTLTATDADGDALTFGLGENGTLGNAEVNADGSFTYTPDAQVTGSDSFTFTVSDGVNPEVTATVSVTIEAQQVSFSSYTRDAFNQAPTDEPLPINGREFTQDADDTTFDDLLIGQ; encoded by the coding sequence ATGTCTATGAAGATTAGGTTATTTAACAAGAATCCAAATGCCCCCGCGTCTATGAAGTCGGCTCAAGCCCCTTTGCAGAAACATAAGTTGTGGGTCATTTCTGGATTGGTGCTAGCGCTAACTGGTTGTTTCGATAGTGATGACGATAACGATTATCAAGCGCCAGAAGAAAATGCAGCGCCTGTAGCCGTTGATGAAATGCTAACGACACAAGCAGATATTGCGTTTGATGGCACGTTGACAGCAACCGATGCCGATGGTGATGCACTTACCTTCGGGCTTGGTGAAAACGGTACGTTAGGTAATGCAGAAGTTAATGCTGATGGCAGCTTTACCTACACACCTGACGCTCAGGTAACGGGTAGCGATAGCTTCACATTCACCGTTTCTGACGGCGTAAATCCAGAAGTTACGGCCACCGTAAGCGTTACGATTGAGGCTCAGCAGGTATCGTTCTCTAGCTATACCCGTGATGCCTTTAATCAAGCACCGACCGATGAACCTCTGCCAATTAACGGGCGCGAGTTCACCCAAGATGCTGACGACACCACGTTCGATGATTTATTGATTGGTCAATAA
- a CDS encoding McrC family protein has translation MNHVKSYVQVKEYGLLVETGDDTNLNHAEVSTSAFNWLMSNGLSIAGRELVRVKRMGKKLALQVVNFVGVLDTPCGTRIEILPKIYSDRTSIEASRKTLLKMLAVVENLKLEQFNNAHLQVVNQPLIEVLISQFLSQVSLLLKKGLRSEYQRVDAQRSFLKGRLNTVKQMRQRPGRDHIFQISYDTFSVNRAENRLILSAVNIVSRWTRSSQNQRLARELIFAFDGMNKSNNHNEDFKRWSKDRNLTHYRNLESWCKLILFNESPLTMSGNTEGVSFLFPMEVLFERYVEKKLSKLLPSRFSVKGQIKGESLTSHNGQNWFNLRPDIAIYDNGEIAVIADTKWKIINENLNTSKDKYYLAQSDMYQLFAYGEKYLKGQGSLVLIYPKNENFLESLPSFEFKPGLLLHVVPYDLDKDELRINAPILF, from the coding sequence ATGAACCACGTTAAATCCTATGTTCAGGTAAAAGAGTATGGATTACTGGTGGAAACCGGTGACGATACTAACCTTAATCATGCAGAAGTCTCGACTTCGGCGTTTAATTGGTTGATGAGTAACGGCTTAAGCATAGCTGGTAGAGAGCTTGTTCGTGTAAAGCGAATGGGTAAGAAGCTCGCGTTGCAAGTTGTTAACTTTGTCGGTGTACTTGACACTCCGTGCGGTACACGTATAGAGATTTTACCGAAAATCTACAGTGACCGAACGTCAATAGAGGCCTCAAGAAAAACGCTACTGAAAATGTTGGCAGTTGTTGAAAATCTAAAGCTAGAGCAATTCAATAATGCCCATCTTCAAGTGGTAAATCAGCCACTAATTGAAGTGCTGATCTCACAGTTTTTGTCACAGGTTTCTCTTCTACTAAAAAAAGGTTTGCGTAGTGAATATCAACGTGTTGATGCTCAAAGAAGCTTTTTGAAAGGACGGTTGAACACAGTCAAACAGATGCGACAACGGCCCGGAAGAGATCATATCTTTCAAATTTCCTACGATACTTTTTCTGTTAATAGAGCTGAAAACAGGCTTATTTTGTCTGCTGTTAATATTGTTTCGAGATGGACAAGAAGTTCACAAAATCAGCGTCTAGCGAGAGAACTTATCTTTGCCTTTGATGGTATGAATAAATCAAATAACCACAATGAAGATTTTAAGCGTTGGTCGAAGGACAGAAATCTAACTCACTATCGAAATTTAGAATCCTGGTGCAAATTAATACTTTTCAACGAGTCTCCGCTTACCATGTCGGGCAATACGGAGGGGGTATCATTTTTGTTTCCTATGGAAGTCTTGTTTGAGCGATATGTAGAGAAGAAACTAAGCAAATTATTACCGAGTCGGTTCTCAGTAAAAGGCCAAATAAAAGGAGAGTCACTCACAAGCCATAATGGACAGAATTGGTTCAACTTGCGCCCAGATATCGCTATTTATGACAATGGTGAGATAGCTGTTATTGCTGATACTAAGTGGAAGATAATTAACGAAAATCTTAATACATCGAAAGACAAATATTATCTAGCACAATCAGATATGTATCAGTTATTCGCTTACGGTGAGAAGTATCTCAAAGGGCAGGGCTCTCTAGTGCTTATTTATCCTAAAAATGAAAATTTTCTTGAATCTCTTCCATCATTTGAATTTAAACCAGGTTTACTTTTACACGTAGTCCCTTACGATCTAGACAAAGATGAGCTCCGAATAAACGCGCCTATACTTTTTTAA
- a CDS encoding DUF4105 domain-containing protein — translation MFTRILKGSILASFFLIFAANSTASDVTQTSYSKVDSATLQQIANDPLWHLLLQLKNGKPITNDTSIYISKSFVSPLAEAQATIDLFQRNTQNICNYPARLRLLKRYIPEFKSITPAEHCAEYRKFVESVPADSIKLIYASENVTSASSMMGHIMLRLDGTNDKGIPVKHGITFFTELDSLNVPHIMYETLMTGKEGVFKVAPYQEFEQFYLYEEQRNIWRYTLDFNEQQRHFVQDYIWELGQQSPAYFFIYSTVRPLLSCW, via the coding sequence ATGTTTACACGAATTCTAAAAGGAAGCATTCTTGCTTCCTTTTTTTTGATTTTCGCAGCTAATTCCACGGCCAGTGACGTTACTCAAACTAGTTACTCGAAAGTTGATAGCGCAACGTTACAGCAAATAGCTAACGACCCATTGTGGCACCTATTGTTACAACTAAAAAATGGGAAGCCAATTACTAACGACACCTCTATTTATATATCAAAGTCGTTCGTCAGCCCGTTGGCCGAAGCGCAAGCTACCATAGACCTTTTTCAGCGTAATACCCAAAACATTTGCAACTACCCTGCCCGTTTACGGCTGCTCAAGCGCTACATACCCGAATTTAAATCTATTACCCCTGCCGAGCACTGCGCAGAATATCGCAAATTTGTAGAAAGTGTTCCGGCCGATAGTATCAAGCTAATTTACGCCTCAGAAAATGTTACATCTGCTAGCTCAATGATGGGGCATATTATGCTTCGTCTAGATGGAACTAATGATAAAGGCATTCCCGTTAAGCACGGTATTACGTTTTTTACAGAACTAGACTCTTTAAACGTTCCTCACATCATGTACGAAACATTGATGACAGGAAAAGAAGGCGTATTTAAGGTTGCTCCTTACCAAGAATTTGAGCAGTTTTATCTCTATGAGGAGCAAAGAAACATTTGGCGATACACGCTAGATTTCAACGAGCAACAGCGCCACTTTGTGCAAGACTACATATGGGAATTGGGACAGCAGAGCCCCGCTTATTTTTTCATATATTCAACTGTGCGACCGTTACTCAGTTGTTGGTAA